The following is a genomic window from Deltaproteobacteria bacterium.
TTTTCAATCGGGCCTGGTCGCGCCGCAACTGCTGCAGTCGCGCCGGGCTGGCCAACTGCTGACTGCGCCGTTTAAAATGGAGGCGGAAAATCTCTTCCGCCCACTCTTGTTCCAGCTTTTGTAGTTCCTGCGTGACCTTCCCGCGCAGCTCCTTCGCCTTCATAACCCCTCCCGTGCGATAAAGCGGGTCCGCAGCGGTAGTTTGTACGCCGCCAAACGGAGTGCATCCACCGCGACGGTGCGCTCGATGCCGACCAGCTCAAACAGGATACGCCCGCGCTGGACCGGAGCAACCCAACCTTCCACGGCCCCTTTGCCTTTGCCCATACGGACTTCGGCGGGCTTCTTCGTGATCGGCTTGTCCGGAAAGATCCGAATCCACATCTTCCCGCCCCGCTTCATATGCCGGCTAATGGCCACCCGGCTGGCTTCAATTTGGCGGGCCGTAATATACCCTGTGGTCAGCGCTTGCAAGCCATATTCACCAAAAGCGAGCTCAATGCCGCGACTGGCCATCCCGCGGAGGCGCCCCTTCTGCTGCTTGCGATATTTAGTTCTCGATGGTTGTAACATAAATGTTTCGCGCCCCTATA
Proteins encoded in this region:
- the rpmC gene encoding 50S ribosomal protein L29 codes for the protein MKAKELRGKVTQELQKLEQEWAEEIFRLHFKRRSQQLASPARLQQLRRDQARLKTILQERSSGN
- the rplP gene encoding 50S ribosomal protein L16, which gives rise to MLQPSRTKYRKQQKGRLRGMASRGIELAFGEYGLQALTTGYITARQIEASRVAISRHMKRGGKMWIRIFPDKPITKKPAEVRMGKGKGAVEGWVAPVQRGRILFELVGIERTVAVDALRLAAYKLPLRTRFIAREGL